Proteins encoded within one genomic window of Streptomyces profundus:
- a CDS encoding fluoride efflux transporter FluC, with protein sequence MTDPLRNGPQDPEPVDPDVPLEPPVSRAGTLAGYGAVAAGGALGALARFGAGRLWPTAPGAFPWTTLAVNAVGCLLIGCLLVAATELWSARPLLRPFAGTGLLGGFTTFSTYAVDARGLFADGSAWAGLGVLAGTVAAALIAVTVGAWGARRALRPVLARRAMRAKERR encoded by the coding sequence ATGACCGATCCATTGCGGAACGGGCCGCAGGACCCCGAGCCCGTCGACCCGGACGTCCCGCTCGAACCGCCCGTGTCGCGGGCCGGGACGCTCGCCGGCTACGGCGCGGTCGCCGCCGGCGGCGCCCTGGGCGCGCTGGCCAGGTTCGGCGCCGGACGGCTGTGGCCGACCGCGCCCGGCGCCTTCCCCTGGACCACCCTCGCCGTGAACGCGGTGGGTTGCCTGCTGATCGGCTGCCTGCTGGTCGCGGCCACCGAGCTGTGGTCGGCGCGCCCACTGCTGCGCCCGTTCGCCGGCACCGGGCTGCTCGGCGGCTTCACCACCTTCTCCACCTACGCCGTGGACGCGCGCGGCCTGTTCGCCGACGGCAGCGCCTGGGCCGGTCTCGGCGTGCTCGCCGGCACGGTCGCCGCCGCCCTGATCGCCGTGACGGTGGGCGCCTGGGGCGCACGCCGGGCGCTACGCCCGGTGCTCGCACGCCGGGCGATGCGCGCGAAGGAGCGCCGATGA
- the crcB gene encoding fluoride efflux transporter CrcB, producing the protein MTDYLLVALGGAVGAPLRYGVDRAIRARRDSPVPWGTFLVNVVGSLVLGLLAGAALAGATGERLGLLLGTGLCGALTTYSTFSYEALRLVETGAGRIAAGYVLGSVGAGFTAAFAGHALGRLCWG; encoded by the coding sequence ATGACGGACTATCTGCTGGTCGCACTGGGGGGAGCGGTGGGAGCACCGCTTCGCTACGGGGTGGACCGCGCGATCAGGGCCCGCCGCGACTCGCCCGTCCCCTGGGGCACCTTCCTGGTCAACGTGGTGGGTTCGCTGGTCCTCGGCCTGCTGGCCGGCGCCGCGCTCGCCGGGGCCACGGGGGAGCGGCTCGGGCTGCTGCTGGGCACCGGCCTCTGCGGCGCGCTGACCACGTACTCCACCTTCTCCTACGAGGCGCTGCGGCTGGTGGAGACCGGCGCGGGACGGATCGCGGCCGGCTATGTGCTGGGCTCCGTCGGGGCCGGGTTCACAGCCGCCTTCGCCGGGCACGCGCTGGGCCGCCTCTGCTGGGGCTGA
- a CDS encoding sensor histidine kinase, with translation MDAKGAPMAGSDFSLLWWTRRRGVALDAGLALLSAAECAMQGVVFADNTGLPVGLVVVPGVVAGLTLLLRRRWPLAVILIAIAVLPANMGGMLALVGLYTLATTDAPRRVIGALACMEGLGMIIVTYLLLDNDPAIREQAVPVWFRPLVAVLFGVATVVPPVLLGMYVRARRRLVETLRDRALGLERELGLLADRAEERAEWARGEERRRIAREMHDVVAHRVSLMVVHAAAVQAVAPKDPEKAARNAALIGDMGRQALTELRTMLGVLRAADKVVERAGPSPEESSSDASPSSQASSRLAEIAAGAGRERRPSAGDNGGAGGPRLTGLTALVEESRAAGMTVELAVEGEPRPYPEQVESTAYRVVQEALTNVHKHAAGAAAWVRLAHRDGEVAVQVRNEAPADGVRAPHEARLPSGGNGLVGMRERVTALGGGFVSGPTDEGGFRVSAVIPGAEEERAGG, from the coding sequence ATGGATGCGAAGGGGGCGCCCATGGCGGGAAGCGACTTCTCGCTGTTGTGGTGGACGCGGCGGCGCGGGGTGGCGCTGGACGCGGGGCTCGCGTTGCTCTCGGCCGCCGAGTGCGCGATGCAGGGGGTGGTCTTCGCCGACAACACCGGGCTGCCGGTCGGCCTGGTGGTGGTGCCGGGGGTGGTGGCCGGGCTCACGCTGCTGCTGCGCCGCCGCTGGCCGCTGGCCGTGATCCTGATCGCGATCGCGGTGCTGCCGGCGAACATGGGCGGGATGCTGGCGCTGGTCGGCCTCTACACGCTGGCCACCACGGACGCGCCGCGTCGGGTGATCGGGGCCCTGGCCTGCATGGAGGGCCTGGGCATGATCATCGTCACCTACCTCCTGCTGGACAACGATCCGGCGATCAGGGAGCAGGCCGTCCCGGTGTGGTTCCGGCCGCTGGTGGCCGTGCTGTTCGGCGTGGCCACGGTGGTGCCTCCGGTGCTGCTGGGGATGTATGTCCGGGCGAGACGCCGGCTGGTGGAGACGCTGCGGGATCGCGCGCTCGGCCTGGAGCGGGAGCTGGGGCTGCTGGCCGACCGGGCCGAGGAGCGGGCCGAGTGGGCGCGTGGCGAGGAGCGGCGCAGGATCGCCAGGGAGATGCACGACGTGGTGGCCCACCGGGTGAGCCTGATGGTGGTGCACGCGGCGGCCGTCCAGGCGGTGGCGCCCAAGGATCCGGAGAAGGCCGCCAGGAACGCCGCGCTGATCGGGGACATGGGCCGGCAGGCGCTGACCGAGCTGCGCACCATGCTGGGCGTGCTGCGCGCGGCGGACAAGGTCGTCGAACGGGCCGGCCCCTCGCCCGAGGAGTCGTCCTCCGACGCCTCGCCGTCGTCCCAGGCGTCCTCCCGGCTGGCGGAGATCGCCGCGGGCGCGGGCCGGGAGCGGCGGCCCTCGGCCGGTGACAACGGCGGCGCCGGCGGGCCTCGGCTCACCGGGTTGACGGCCCTGGTCGAGGAGTCACGTGCGGCCGGCATGACGGTGGAGCTGGCCGTCGAGGGCGAGCCGAGGCCCTATCCGGAGCAGGTGGAGTCGACCGCCTACCGGGTGGTCCAGGAGGCGCTGACCAATGTGCACAAGCACGCCGCCGGGGCAGCCGCCTGGGTGCGGCTGGCGCACCGGGACGGCGAGGTGGCCGTGCAGGTGCGCAACGAGGCGCCGGCGGACGGCGTCCGGGCGCCGCACGAGGCGAGGCTGCCGAGCGGCGGGAACGGCCTGGTGGGCATGCGGGAGCGGGTGACCGCGCTGGGCGGCGGCTTTGTCTCGGGGCCGACGGACGAGGGCGGCTTCCGCGTCTCGGCGGTCATCCCCGGCGCAGAGGAGGAGCGGGCGGGTGGCTGA
- a CDS encoding cytochrome P450 family protein yields the protein MAEHDAAPGLFAPGFVADPYPAYAWLRENAPVHRATLPSGVDAWLVTRYRDARAALADPRLSKNPRRHQAEEHASGRVGIPGERGAGLMTHLLNIDPPDHTRLRRLVSKAFTPRGVAAFEPRVRELTERLVDGFAARGSADLIDEFAFPLPIYAICDLLGVPPEDQDDFRSWAGMMLHTTGKRGGVGRAVKRMRGYLAELIGRKRREPGDDLISALIRASDHGEQLTEEEAAAMAFILLFAGFETTVNLIGNGVYALLRDPDQLALLRRAAAEGDEGLLATAVEELLRYDGPVELATWRFATEPLVLGGQRIAVGEPVLVVLAAADRDPARFADPDALDLTRTDNPHLGYGHGIHYCLGAPLARAEGRTALSVLLRRLPDLRLASEAPELRWRGGLIMRGLRSLPVEFTPERVTERQ from the coding sequence GTGGCTGAGCACGATGCCGCGCCCGGCCTGTTCGCGCCGGGTTTCGTGGCAGATCCCTATCCGGCGTACGCCTGGCTGCGGGAGAACGCGCCGGTGCACCGGGCGACGTTGCCCAGCGGGGTGGACGCCTGGCTGGTGACCCGCTACCGGGACGCCAGGGCCGCGCTCGCCGATCCCCGGCTCAGCAAGAACCCGCGCCGTCACCAGGCGGAGGAGCACGCCTCGGGGCGGGTCGGCATCCCGGGCGAGCGCGGCGCCGGGCTGATGACGCATCTGCTCAACATCGACCCGCCCGACCACACCCGGCTGCGGCGGCTGGTCTCCAAGGCGTTCACGCCGCGCGGGGTCGCCGCCTTCGAGCCGAGGGTGCGGGAGTTGACCGAGCGGCTGGTGGACGGCTTCGCGGCCCGCGGCTCGGCCGATCTGATCGACGAGTTCGCCTTTCCGCTGCCGATCTACGCCATCTGCGATCTGCTGGGCGTACCGCCCGAGGATCAGGACGACTTCCGCTCCTGGGCCGGGATGATGCTGCACACCACGGGGAAGCGCGGCGGGGTGGGGCGCGCGGTCAAGCGGATGCGCGGATATCTCGCCGAGCTGATCGGGCGGAAGCGCCGGGAGCCGGGCGACGACCTGATCTCCGCGCTGATCCGCGCCTCGGACCACGGGGAGCAGCTCACCGAGGAGGAGGCCGCGGCGATGGCCTTCATCCTGTTGTTCGCCGGCTTCGAGACCACGGTCAACCTGATCGGCAACGGGGTGTACGCGTTGCTCCGCGACCCCGACCAACTCGCCCTGCTGCGGCGGGCGGCGGCCGAGGGCGACGAGGGGCTGTTGGCCACGGCGGTGGAGGAGTTGCTCCGCTACGACGGCCCGGTGGAGCTGGCGACCTGGCGGTTCGCCACCGAGCCGCTCGTCCTGGGCGGTCAGCGGATCGCGGTGGGCGAGCCGGTGCTGGTCGTGCTGGCGGCAGCGGACCGGGATCCGGCGCGTTTCGCCGACCCCGACGCCCTGGACCTCACGCGCACCGACAACCCCCATCTCGGCTACGGCCACGGCATCCACTACTGTCTGGGCGCGCCCCTGGCCAGAGCCGAGGGGCGCACGGCGCTCTCGGTGCTGTTGCGGCGGCTGCCCGATCTCCGTCTGGCCAGCGAGGCGCCCGAACTCCGCTGGCGCGGTGGGCTGATCATGCGTGGGCTCCGTTCGCTGCCCGTGGAGTTCACACCGGAACGAGTGACGGAGCGTCAGTAG
- a CDS encoding transglycosylase family protein, translating to MRSGTGRHRRPRQAPAFIVAAGVTGAGIAMPLLTAASASAVSDDAWDRAAECESGGRWSANEGNGMYGGFQLTLDQWEAYGGLEFAIRPDLASRVQQISVAERLVADMRMGALPGCGVASGVWQEYRQEKREEIDRAEEAEEAQAEEEIGASPEESSAEAGDEDRPGDVTPEPEPVEEAPDAGDRPEEEPAEGATDEREAEEQPEAEGSGRHRGDPDPAETGAAERDAERGSEQARGDRGDREEDGLDERARPSDGEYRVLPGDTLSHIALEQGVSGGWTVLYQANESVIGDDPDYILPGQRLDLSTASR from the coding sequence ATGCGCTCCGGGACAGGTCGTCATCGTCGCCCACGGCAGGCTCCTGCCTTTATCGTCGCAGCGGGCGTCACCGGCGCCGGCATCGCCATGCCGCTGCTGACCGCCGCGTCCGCCTCCGCCGTCAGCGACGACGCCTGGGACCGAGCGGCCGAGTGCGAGTCCGGCGGCCGATGGAGCGCCAACGAGGGCAACGGCATGTACGGCGGCTTCCAGTTGACGCTGGACCAGTGGGAGGCGTACGGCGGCCTGGAGTTCGCCATCCGGCCCGACCTCGCCAGCCGGGTGCAGCAGATCTCCGTGGCCGAACGGCTGGTCGCCGACATGCGGATGGGGGCGCTGCCGGGTTGCGGGGTGGCCTCGGGCGTGTGGCAGGAGTACCGCCAGGAGAAGCGCGAGGAGATAGACCGGGCCGAGGAGGCCGAGGAGGCCCAGGCGGAGGAGGAGATCGGCGCCTCGCCCGAGGAGTCGTCCGCCGAGGCCGGCGATGAGGACCGCCCGGGCGATGTCACCCCCGAGCCGGAGCCGGTCGAGGAGGCGCCGGACGCCGGGGACCGGCCGGAGGAGGAGCCGGCCGAGGGCGCGACGGACGAACGCGAGGCCGAGGAGCAGCCGGAGGCCGAGGGTTCGGGCCGGCACCGTGGCGATCCGGATCCGGCGGAGACCGGGGCGGCGGAGCGGGATGCCGAGCGGGGGTCCGAGCAGGCCAGGGGAGATCGGGGCGACCGCGAGGAGGACGGGCTGGACGAGCGGGCGAGACCGTCCGACGGCGAGTACCGCGTGCTGCCCGGCGACACGCTCTCCCATATCGCCCTGGAACAGGGTGTTTCGGGCGGATGGACCGTCCTCTACCAGGCGAACGAATCGGTCATTGGGGACGACCCGGACTATATTCTTCCCGGGCAGCGGCTGGACTTGAGCACGGCGAGCCGTTAA
- a CDS encoding transglycosylase family protein, translated as MLFSGKGRHRRPSTPTRIAAAAGVTGAAVALPLVGATGASAASVDTWDAVAQCESGGDWSINTGNGYYGGLQFSQSSWEAAGGTQYAARADQATKEQQISAAEQLLAMQGPGAWPTCGAQAGLSSGGPAPELDTSGGQSAPAPEPEAAPEPEPEPAPAPEVEPRATDGATYTVVKGDTLSSIAEEHDTVWRQVWADNVDVVGEDPNLILPGQKLAV; from the coding sequence ATGCTGTTCTCCGGCAAGGGGCGGCACCGCCGTCCCAGCACCCCCACCCGCATAGCCGCAGCCGCCGGCGTCACCGGTGCCGCCGTCGCGCTGCCCCTGGTCGGCGCCACCGGCGCCTCGGCCGCCTCCGTCGACACCTGGGACGCCGTCGCCCAGTGCGAGTCCGGCGGGGACTGGTCCATCAACACGGGCAACGGCTACTACGGCGGCCTGCAGTTCTCCCAGTCCAGCTGGGAGGCGGCCGGCGGCACCCAGTACGCCGCGCGTGCCGACCAGGCCACCAAGGAGCAGCAGATCTCCGCCGCCGAGCAACTGCTCGCCATGCAGGGCCCCGGCGCCTGGCCGACCTGCGGCGCCCAGGCCGGGCTCAGCTCCGGCGGCCCCGCCCCCGAACTCGACACCAGCGGCGGCCAGTCGGCGCCGGCCCCCGAGCCCGAGGCGGCCCCCGAGCCCGAGCCTGAGCCGGCGCCCGCCCCCGAGGTCGAGCCGCGCGCGACGGACGGCGCGACCTACACCGTGGTGAAGGGAGACACGCTCTCCTCGATCGCCGAGGAGCACGACACCGTCTGGCGCCAGGTCTGGGCCGACAACGTGGACGTCGTCGGCGAGGACCCCAACCTGATCCTCCCGGGTCAGAAGCTCGCGGTCTGA
- the eno gene encoding phosphopyruvate hydratase has protein sequence MPSIDVVVAREILDSRGNPTVEVEVGLDDGSTGRAAVPSGASTGAFEALELRDGDASRYLGKGVEKAVLAVIEQIGPELVGYDATEQRLIDQAMFDLDATPDKSSLGANAILGVSLAVAHAASESRDLLLFRYLGGPNAHLLPVPMMNILNGGAHADSNVDIQEFMIAPIGAESFSEAVRWGAETYHTLKKVLKERGLGTGLGDEGGFAPNLSSNREALDLIVEAIQKAGYTPGQDIALALDVAATELYSDGAYTLEGNKLSAEQLTSYYEELVDAYPLVSIEDPLAEEDWEGWQTLTGRLGEKVQIVGDDLFVTNPERLQRGIDTDAANALLVKVNQIGSLTETLDAMELAQRNGFKCMMSHRSGETEDVTIADLAVATNCGQIKTGAPARSERVAKYNQLLRIEEILDDAAVYAGRAAFPRFRG, from the coding sequence GTGCCGTCCATCGACGTCGTCGTAGCCCGCGAGATCCTGGACTCGCGAGGGAACCCCACGGTCGAGGTCGAGGTCGGCCTCGACGACGGTTCCACCGGCCGCGCCGCGGTCCCGTCCGGCGCCTCCACGGGCGCCTTCGAGGCCCTTGAGCTGCGCGACGGCGACGCCAGCCGTTACCTCGGCAAGGGTGTGGAGAAGGCGGTGCTCGCCGTCATCGAGCAGATCGGCCCCGAGCTGGTCGGCTACGACGCCACCGAGCAGCGGCTGATCGACCAGGCGATGTTCGATCTGGACGCGACGCCCGACAAGTCCTCGCTCGGCGCCAACGCCATCCTGGGCGTCTCCCTGGCCGTGGCGCACGCCGCCTCCGAGTCCCGCGACCTGCTGCTCTTCCGCTACCTCGGCGGCCCCAACGCGCACCTGCTGCCGGTGCCGATGATGAACATCCTGAACGGCGGCGCGCACGCCGACTCCAACGTGGACATCCAGGAGTTCATGATCGCGCCGATCGGCGCCGAGTCCTTCTCCGAGGCGGTCCGCTGGGGCGCCGAGACGTACCACACGCTCAAGAAGGTCCTCAAGGAGCGCGGCCTGGGCACCGGCCTCGGCGACGAGGGCGGCTTCGCGCCGAACCTCTCCTCCAACCGCGAGGCGCTCGACCTGATCGTCGAGGCCATCCAGAAGGCCGGTTACACCCCCGGCCAGGACATCGCGCTGGCCCTCGACGTCGCCGCCACCGAGCTGTACTCGGACGGCGCCTACACGCTGGAGGGCAACAAGCTCAGTGCCGAGCAGCTGACCTCCTACTACGAGGAGCTGGTCGACGCCTACCCGCTGGTCTCCATCGAGGACCCGCTGGCCGAGGAGGACTGGGAGGGCTGGCAGACGCTGACCGGCCGGCTCGGCGAGAAGGTGCAGATCGTCGGCGACGACCTGTTCGTCACCAACCCGGAGCGCCTCCAGCGCGGCATCGACACCGACGCCGCCAACGCGCTGCTGGTGAAGGTGAACCAGATCGGTTCGCTCACCGAGACGCTGGACGCCATGGAGCTGGCGCAGCGCAACGGCTTCAAGTGCATGATGTCGCACCGCTCCGGCGAGACCGAGGACGTCACCATCGCCGACCTCGCCGTCGCCACCAACTGCGGCCAGATCAAGACCGGCGCCCCGGCCCGCTCCGAGCGCGTCGCCAAGTACAACCAGCTGCTGCGCATCGAGGAGATCCTGGACGACGCCGCGGTCTACGCCGGCCGCGCCGCCTTCCCACGCTTCCGCGGCTGA
- a CDS encoding FtsB family cell division protein: MAAQRDRFSTATRLRALGEQAAARVYRAQSRRLAGPRQPGGPPRRNRLTGRAALLALVVCSLVVALAYPLRQYVQQRSEIADQRRQAEEAADRVEELRDAKARWQDDAYVERQARERLRYVRPGEIGYLLPDESGGESDERLRTRGSSAPRPWHQNLWDGIDRADQPR; the protein is encoded by the coding sequence GTGGCCGCGCAGCGGGACCGGTTCTCCACCGCCACTCGGCTGAGGGCACTGGGCGAGCAGGCCGCCGCCCGGGTCTACCGGGCGCAGAGCCGCCGCCTCGCCGGGCCGAGACAGCCCGGTGGTCCGCCCCGGCGCAACCGGCTCACCGGCCGGGCCGCGCTGCTGGCGTTGGTGGTCTGCTCGCTGGTCGTGGCGCTCGCCTATCCGCTGCGGCAGTACGTGCAGCAGCGCTCGGAGATCGCCGACCAGCGTCGGCAGGCCGAGGAGGCCGCGGACCGGGTCGAGGAGCTGCGGGACGCCAAGGCCCGCTGGCAGGACGACGCCTATGTGGAGCGTCAGGCCAGGGAGCGGCTGCGCTATGTGCGCCCGGGCGAGATCGGCTATCTGCTGCCGGACGAGTCCGGCGGCGAATCCGACGAACGGCTGCGCACCCGGGGGTCGTCGGCGCCCCGTCCGTGGCATCAGAATCTCTGGGACGGCATCGACCGGGCCGACCAGCCCAGGTGA
- a CDS encoding DUF501 domain-containing protein gives METPSPTDVLAIEEQLGRPPRGLRAIAHRCPCGNPDVVETAPRLPDGSPFPTVYYLTCPRAASAIGTLEANGVMREMTARLAADPELAAAYRKAHEDYLARRDAIEVLAGFPSAGGMPDRVKCLHVLVAHSLVAGPGVNPLGDEALAMLPEWWRAGRCVGAEQGGSGANAVQAPVRGERA, from the coding sequence GTGGAAACCCCAAGTCCGACCGACGTCCTGGCGATCGAGGAGCAGCTCGGCCGGCCCCCGCGCGGACTGCGCGCGATCGCCCACCGCTGCCCCTGCGGGAACCCCGACGTGGTGGAGACGGCGCCCCGGCTGCCGGACGGCTCCCCGTTCCCCACCGTCTACTACCTGACCTGCCCGCGCGCCGCCTCCGCCATCGGGACCCTGGAGGCCAACGGCGTGATGCGGGAGATGACCGCGCGGCTGGCCGCCGATCCCGAGCTGGCGGCGGCCTACCGGAAGGCGCACGAGGACTATCTGGCGCGCCGGGACGCGATCGAGGTGCTGGCGGGGTTCCCGAGCGCCGGCGGGATGCCGGATCGGGTGAAGTGCCTGCATGTGCTGGTGGCGCACTCGCTGGTCGCCGGGCCTGGCGTCAACCCGCTGGGTGACGAGGCGTTGGCGATGCTGCCCGAGTGGTGGCGCGCGGGGCGCTGCGTGGGCGCCGAGCAGGGCGGGTCCGGGGCGAACGCCGTTCAGGCACCGGTGCGAGGAGAGCGCGCATGA
- a CDS encoding Ppx/GppA phosphatase family protein: MSVRTAAAVDCGTNSIRLLIADADPDTGELVDRDRRMEIVRLGQGVDRTGRLAPEALERTFAACRRYAEAIAAHGVTPDRLRFVATSASRDAENREDFVRGVKEILGVLPEVITGDEEAALSFTGATKELAGRPEAAGPFLVVDIGGGSTEFVLGADRVDAARSVDIGCVRLTERHLTSGDGTVADPPSAAERAAIVADIDAALELAAERVPLERARTLVGLAGSVTTVAAMALELPGYDPAAIHHAVLDLDQVRSVTEWLLAATHAERALVPAMHPGRIDVIGAGALVLLRIMERAGVERVTVSEHDILDGILWNVVSR, encoded by the coding sequence ATGAGCGTCCGGACCGCCGCCGCGGTCGACTGCGGCACCAACTCCATCAGGCTGCTGATCGCGGACGCCGACCCGGACACGGGCGAACTGGTCGACCGCGACCGGCGGATGGAGATCGTCCGGCTCGGGCAGGGCGTCGACCGCACGGGCAGGCTGGCGCCCGAGGCGCTGGAGCGCACGTTCGCCGCCTGCCGACGCTACGCCGAGGCGATCGCCGCGCACGGGGTCACGCCCGACCGGCTGCGCTTCGTGGCCACCTCCGCGTCCAGGGACGCGGAGAACCGCGAGGACTTCGTCCGGGGCGTCAAGGAGATCCTGGGCGTGCTGCCCGAGGTGATCACCGGGGACGAGGAGGCCGCGCTCTCGTTCACAGGCGCCACCAAGGAGCTGGCCGGTCGTCCCGAGGCGGCCGGTCCCTTCCTGGTCGTGGACATCGGCGGTGGCTCGACGGAGTTCGTGCTGGGCGCCGACCGGGTCGACGCGGCGCGCAGCGTGGACATCGGCTGTGTGCGGCTGACAGAGCGCCATCTGACGTCCGGGGACGGCACGGTGGCCGACCCGCCGAGTGCGGCGGAGCGCGCGGCGATCGTGGCCGATATCGACGCCGCCCTGGAACTCGCCGCCGAACGCGTCCCGTTGGAGCGGGCCAGGACCCTGGTCGGGCTCGCGGGGTCGGTGACGACGGTGGCGGCCATGGCGCTTGAGCTGCCCGGTTACGACCCCGCCGCGATCCATCACGCGGTGCTCGACCTCGACCAGGTCAGGTCCGTCACGGAGTGGCTGCTGGCGGCCACCCACGCCGAGCGGGCCCTGGTGCCCGCCATGCACCCGGGCCGGATCGACGTGATCGGCGCCGGCGCGCTGGTGCTGCTGCGGATCATGGAACGGGCGGGCGTGGAGCGGGTCACGGTCTCCGAGCACGACATCCTGGACGGCATCCTCTGGAACGTCGTCAGCCGCTAG
- a CDS encoding NAD(P)/FAD-dependent oxidoreductase: protein MSTTERPRILVVGGGYVGLYAARRILKKMRYGEATVTVVDPRSYMTYQPFLPEAAAGSISPRHVVVPLRRVLPKAEVLTGRVTSIDQDRQVATVAPHVGSAYEVPFDYLVVALGAVSRTFPIPGLAEQGIGMKGVEEAIGLRNHVLEQLDKADSTTDEEIRRKALTFVFVGGGFAGAETIGEVEDLARDATRYYPNIKPSDLRFLLVDVADRILPEVGPKLGEWGLEHLRQRGIEVHLKTSLTSCVDGHVVLSDGTEVDSNTLVWTAGVKPNPALAEFGLPLGPRGHVDTEPTLQVRGTTHIWSAGDNAQVPDLASREAGVENAWCPPNAQHALRQAKVLGDNVISGLRGFPQQEYKHASMGAVAGLGLRKGVAMIKLGPLSFRFRGRLGWYLHRGYHGMAVPTWNRKIRVFADWTLGLFLKREVVSLGAMEHPRDEFHEAAAPAPAARPVERRDSVERVERVKEGSAAKAG from the coding sequence ATGAGCACCACGGAGCGTCCGCGCATCCTCGTCGTAGGCGGGGGTTACGTCGGCCTGTACGCGGCCCGTCGCATCCTGAAGAAGATGCGGTACGGCGAGGCCACCGTCACCGTCGTCGATCCTCGCTCGTACATGACCTACCAGCCCTTCCTCCCCGAGGCCGCGGCTGGCAGCATCTCCCCGCGGCACGTCGTGGTGCCTCTGCGTCGGGTGCTGCCGAAGGCCGAGGTTCTCACCGGCCGTGTCACCTCCATCGACCAGGACCGCCAGGTCGCCACCGTGGCGCCGCACGTCGGTTCGGCGTACGAGGTCCCCTTCGACTACCTGGTGGTGGCGCTCGGCGCCGTCTCCCGCACCTTCCCGATCCCCGGGCTCGCCGAGCAGGGCATCGGCATGAAGGGGGTGGAGGAGGCGATCGGCCTGCGCAACCATGTGCTCGAACAGCTGGACAAGGCCGACTCCACCACCGACGAGGAGATCCGCCGCAAGGCGCTGACCTTCGTCTTCGTCGGTGGCGGCTTCGCCGGCGCCGAGACCATCGGTGAGGTCGAGGACCTCGCGCGGGACGCCACCCGCTACTACCCGAACATCAAGCCGTCCGACCTGCGCTTCCTGCTGGTCGACGTGGCGGACCGGATCCTCCCCGAGGTCGGGCCCAAGCTGGGCGAGTGGGGCCTTGAGCACCTGAGGCAGCGCGGCATCGAGGTGCATCTGAAGACCTCGCTCACCTCCTGCGTGGACGGTCATGTGGTGCTGAGCGACGGCACCGAGGTGGACTCCAACACCCTGGTCTGGACGGCGGGCGTCAAGCCGAACCCGGCGCTGGCCGAGTTCGGCCTCCCGCTGGGCCCGCGCGGCCATGTGGACACCGAGCCCACCCTCCAGGTGAGGGGCACCACCCACATCTGGTCGGCCGGCGACAACGCGCAGGTGCCCGACCTGGCCTCGCGCGAGGCCGGCGTCGAGAACGCCTGGTGCCCGCCGAACGCCCAACACGCCCTGCGGCAGGCCAAGGTGCTCGGGGACAACGTGATCTCCGGGCTGCGCGGCTTCCCGCAGCAGGAGTACAAGCACGCGAGCATGGGCGCGGTCGCCGGGCTCGGCCTGCGCAAGGGCGTGGCCATGATCAAGCTCGGCCCGCTCTCGTTCCGCTTCCGTGGCCGGCTCGGCTGGTATCTGCACCGTGGCTACCACGGCATGGCGGTGCCCACCTGGAACCGCAAGATCCGGGTCTTCGCCGACTGGACGCTCGGACTCTTCCTCAAGCGTGAGGTCGTCTCGCTGGGCGCCATGGAGCACCCGCGCGACGAGTTCCACGAGGCGGCGGCCCCCGCGCCGGCGGCCCGTCCCGTCGAGCGGCGCGACAGCGTCGAGCGGGTCGAGCGGGTCAAGGAGGGTTCCGCCGCCAAGGCGGGCTGA